A region from the Vicia villosa cultivar HV-30 ecotype Madison, WI linkage group LG3, Vvil1.0, whole genome shotgun sequence genome encodes:
- the LOC131661179 gene encoding peroxidase P7-like has protein sequence MASLNISRLTMIMSITFFVLIIVGSANAQLSTNFYSKSCPKLSATVKSSMQSAISKETRIGASVLRLFFHDCFVNGCDGSILLDDTSSFTGEKNAIPNKNSARGFEVIDNIKSAVETACPGVVSCADILAIAAADSVAILGGPTWNVKLGRRDSKTASQSAANAGIPAPTSNLNQLTSRFSALGLSTKDLVALSGAHTIGQARCTSFRARIYNETNIDTSFASTRQSNCPKTSGSGDNNLAPLDLQTPTSFDNNYFKNLVQKKGLLHSDQQLFNGGSTNSIVSGYSTNPRSFSSDFVAGMIKMGDISPLTGSNGEIRKNCRKAN, from the exons ATGGCTTCTTTAAATATTTCTAGATTAACCATGATCATGAGTATCACTTTCTTTGTTCTCATCATAGTAGGGAGTGCCAATGCACAACTTTCTACAAACTTTTACTCAAAATCTTGTCCTAAACTATCTGCCACCGTAAAATCCTCAATGCAATCCGCTATATCAAAAGAGACTCGAATTGGTGCTTCTGTCCTTCGTTTGTTCTTCCACGATTGTTTTGTCAAT GGATGTGATGGGTCTATTCTATTGGATGACACATCAAGCTTTACCGGGGAGAAGAACGCAATCCCTAATAAAAACTCTGCTCGTGGATTCGAAGTTATTGACAATATAAAGTCAGCCGTAGAGACTGCATGTCCCGGAGTTGTATCTTGTGCTGATATCCTTGCCATTGCTGCTGCAGACTCCGTCGCAATT CTTGGAGGCCCAACATGGAATGTAAAACTTGGAAGAAGAGATTCTAAAACAGCTAGTCAATCAGCTGCTAACGCAGGAATCCCAGCACCCACTTCCAACCTCAACCAACTAACATCAAGGTTCAGCGCTCTTGGCCTTTCCACCAAAGACTTAGTCGCATTGTCAGGCGCGCACACAATCGGACAAGCAAGGTGCACAAGCTTTAGGGCAAGAATCTACAACGAGACCAACATAGATACTTCATTTGCTAGCACGAGGCAATCGAACTGTCCAAAGACATCAGGGTCCGGAGACAACAATTTGGCACCCTTAGATCTTCAAACTCCAACTTCTTTCGATAACAACTACTTCAAGAACCTTGTTCAGAAGAAAGGTCTTCTTCATTCTGATCAACAACTTTTCAATGGTGGATCCACCAACTCCATAGTGAGTGGATATAGCACTAATCCAAGGTCTTTTTCCTCTGATTTTGTCGCTGGTATGATCAAAATGGGAGATATAAGTCCTCTCACTGGATCAAATGGGGAGATCAGGAAGAACTGTAGAAAAGCCAACTAA